One part of the Myxococcales bacterium genome encodes these proteins:
- a CDS encoding PKD domain-containing protein, with protein sequence LADIDLKDSGTQTLTVTSDTESGGEEITLTEIVYDSEGTGTFVGSLPLTAGAVVNDDGELSVADGDTILVRYWDETTSSWKSDDAYADCDPPQFAGVTGIDAGDSIVDLTWSAATDLTAPITYLIYRAETSGGQNFSTPTGETTELAFTDTGLENFVTYYYVVRARDAFGHTETNTVERSDQTVGPLAFWEEDFDDKAGIPDDWEIVNGAAACTWSDENPGGRTSENWSGLFALADAEDCGSFQSWEDYLITEPIDCFGYTDIRLNFTHEYVVSEGLFPSHATIDVSNDGGTTWHNVADWRDSVEGLTAVDMSTWADNQTAVQIRFGYTTGNMGQYWGLDNLELAGVPNTDAPTADFSATPVTGVLPLSVAFTPDTTGVVSDYLWDFGDGETSTEAFPTHIYETPGTFDVSLTVTGPHGNDSLTKEGFVTSTCPIPQIDFTADVTSGPVPLDVQFTDLTDTADGCGPTAVEWNFGDGETSDEAEPAHTYTESGNYTVTLKYFIDYGSGQVAQSKIAFIQASCAVPVADFSADQTEGAAPLTVHFTDLSTASEGCPITQWTWSAGTDLDNPSVRDDQNPTFIFNTPGTYSVSLEVTNDGGADTEIKLAMITVTEPDDDTPADDDESPADDDTPGSGDSSDDDDDDDSGCGC encoded by the coding sequence CCCTGGCCGACATCGACCTGAAGGATTCGGGAACCCAGACGCTGACCGTCACCAGCGACACCGAATCGGGCGGCGAGGAAATCACCCTGACCGAAATCGTTTACGATTCGGAAGGCACCGGCACTTTCGTCGGCTCGCTGCCGCTGACCGCCGGTGCGGTGGTCAACGACGACGGCGAGTTGTCGGTTGCCGACGGCGACACGATTCTGGTCCGGTATTGGGATGAAACGACCAGCAGTTGGAAATCCGACGACGCTTACGCCGACTGCGATCCGCCGCAATTCGCGGGCGTGACCGGCATCGACGCCGGCGATTCGATCGTCGACCTGACCTGGAGCGCCGCCACCGATCTGACCGCGCCGATCACCTACCTGATCTACCGGGCGGAAACCAGCGGCGGACAGAATTTCTCCACGCCGACCGGCGAAACGACCGAACTGGCGTTCACCGACACCGGCCTGGAAAACTTCGTCACCTACTACTACGTGGTGCGCGCCCGTGACGCCTTCGGCCACACCGAAACCAACACGGTCGAACGCAGCGACCAGACCGTCGGCCCGCTGGCCTTCTGGGAAGAGGATTTCGACGACAAGGCCGGCATCCCCGACGATTGGGAAATCGTCAACGGCGCCGCCGCCTGCACCTGGTCTGATGAAAATCCCGGCGGCCGCACCAGCGAAAACTGGAGCGGTCTGTTCGCCCTGGCCGACGCCGAGGATTGCGGCAGTTTCCAAAGCTGGGAAGACTACCTGATCACCGAGCCGATCGATTGCTTCGGCTACACCGACATCCGCCTCAACTTCACCCACGAATACGTCGTCAGCGAAGGCTTGTTCCCCAGCCACGCCACCATCGACGTTTCCAACGACGGCGGCACGACCTGGCACAACGTGGCCGACTGGCGCGACAGCGTCGAAGGCCTGACCGCCGTCGACATGAGCACCTGGGCCGACAACCAGACCGCCGTGCAGATCCGCTTCGGCTACACCACCGGCAACATGGGGCAGTACTGGGGCCTCGACAACCTCGAACTGGCCGGCGTTCCGAACACTGACGCGCCCACGGCCGACTTCTCGGCCACCCCGGTAACCGGCGTGCTGCCGCTGTCGGTCGCCTTTACCCCGGACACCACGGGCGTCGTGTCTGACTACCTGTGGGACTTTGGCGACGGCGAGACCTCGACCGAAGCCTTCCCGACCCACATCTATGAAACGCCGGGCACGTTCGACGTGTCGCTGACCGTCACCGGCCCCCACGGCAACGATTCGCTGACCAAGGAAGGGTTCGTCACCTCGACCTGCCCGATCCCGCAAATCGACTTCACCGCCGACGTCACCTCCGGTCCGGTGCCGCTTGATGTGCAGTTCACCGACCTGACCGACACGGCCGACGGCTGCGGGCCCACCGCCGTTGAATGGAACTTCGGCGACGGCGAAACCTCCGACGAAGCCGAACCGGCGCATACCTACACCGAGTCGGGCAACTACACGGTGACCCTGAAGTACTTCATCGACTACGGCTCCGGCCAGGTCGCCCAATCGAAGATCGCGTTCATCCAGGCGTCCTGCGCGGTGCCGGTCGCCGATTTCTCGGCGGACCAGACCGAAGGCGCCGCGCCGCTGACCGTTCACTTCACCGACCTGTCGACGGCGTCCGAAGGCTGCCCGATCACCCAATGGACCTGGTCGGCCGGCACGGACCTGGACAATCCTTCCGTGCGCGACGATCAGAACCCGACCTTCATCTTCAATACGCCGGGCACCTATTCCGTTTCGCTCGAAGTGACGAACGACGGCGGCGCCGACACCGAAATCAAACTGGCGATGATCACCGTCACCGAACCCGACGACGACACGCCGGCCGATGACGACGAATCGCCCGCGGACGACGATACTCCGGGAAGCGGTGATTCGTCCGACGACGACGATGACGACGACAGCGGCTGCGGGTGTTAA
- a CDS encoding acyl-CoA dehydrogenase — protein sequence MNFDPSEEQHILRDQVRRFAEAEIGPRAAELDEAEKFDVEMVRRMGEMGLFGMFVSEEYGGSDVGYVAYIMAVEEIARVDGSHAATVAAGNSLGIGPIYYFGNEEQKRQWLPPLCTGEILASFGLTEANAGSDASASKTTAVLDGNEWVINGSKIFITNSASPISGICVVQAITGKRDDGRPEISCILVPNGTRGFIQKEMHGKLMWRASNTGELFFEDCRVPKDNLLGKRGDGFKQMMQTLDGGRLSIGAMGLGGAQGAFEAALKYSQERSQFGKRIGDFQVNAYKLAEAATRLSAARFLLYNAAWLREQKRPFTQAAAMAKLYCSEIFRDIAYDAVQIHGGYGLMKEYAVERFFRDQRLLEIGEGTSEIQRLVIARRLGLDPIF from the coding sequence CTGAATTTTGATCCATCCGAAGAACAACACATTTTACGGGATCAGGTGCGCCGGTTCGCGGAAGCTGAAATCGGCCCGCGCGCCGCGGAACTGGACGAGGCGGAAAAGTTCGATGTCGAGATGGTCCGCCGGATGGGCGAAATGGGCCTGTTCGGAATGTTCGTCTCCGAGGAATACGGCGGCAGCGATGTCGGTTACGTGGCCTACATCATGGCGGTCGAGGAAATCGCCCGGGTCGACGGCAGCCATGCCGCGACGGTGGCCGCCGGCAACTCGCTGGGCATCGGTCCGATCTATTACTTCGGCAACGAGGAACAGAAGCGCCAGTGGTTGCCGCCGTTGTGCACCGGCGAAATCCTGGCCAGTTTCGGCCTGACCGAGGCCAACGCCGGTTCCGACGCCAGCGCCTCGAAGACCACCGCGGTGCTCGACGGCAACGAGTGGGTCATCAACGGCAGCAAGATTTTCATCACCAATTCGGCGTCGCCGATCAGCGGCATCTGCGTCGTGCAGGCCATCACCGGCAAACGGGACGACGGCCGGCCCGAAATTTCCTGCATCCTGGTGCCCAACGGCACGCGCGGTTTCATCCAGAAGGAGATGCACGGCAAGCTGATGTGGCGCGCGTCCAACACGGGCGAGCTGTTTTTCGAGGATTGCCGGGTGCCGAAGGACAATCTGCTCGGCAAACGCGGCGACGGTTTCAAACAGATGATGCAGACCCTCGACGGCGGCCGGTTGTCGATCGGCGCGATGGGGCTGGGCGGCGCGCAGGGCGCCTTCGAGGCGGCCTTGAAATACAGCCAGGAGCGTTCGCAGTTCGGCAAGCGCATCGGCGATTTCCAGGTCAACGCCTACAAATTGGCCGAAGCCGCCACGCGGCTGTCCGCGGCGCGCTTCCTGCTTTACAACGCCGCCTGGTTGCGCGAACAGAAACGGCCCTTTACTCAGGCGGCCGCGATGGCCAAGTTGTATTGTTCGGAGATTTTCCGGGATATCGCCTACGACGCCGTGCAGATTCACGGCGGCTACGGCCTGATGAAGGAATACGCCGTCGAGCGGTTTTTCCGCGACCAGCGGCTGCTCGAAATCGGCGAGGGAACGAGCGAAATTCAGCGACTGGTGATCGCCCGGCGACTGGGACTGGATCCGATTTTTTAA